From a single Scomber japonicus isolate fScoJap1 chromosome 12, fScoJap1.pri, whole genome shotgun sequence genomic region:
- the LOC128369615 gene encoding phosphatidylinositol 4-phosphate 5-kinase type-1 gamma-like, with protein MDGRTAETGNDGIPSEEAAGGLYLQLEMGDTDPAKGGQITEMPSPFGAGAAHEKKIGHRRVDASGETSYKKTASSALKGAIQLGIGYTVGNLSSKPERDVLMQDFYVVESVFFPNEGSNLTPAHHFPDFRFKTYAPVAFRYFRELFGIRPDDYLYSLCNEPLIELTNPGASGSIFYVTRDDEFIIKTVMHKEADFLQKLLPGYYMNLNQNPRTLLPKFFGLYCVQCGGKNIRVVVMNNILPRSVRMHLKFDLKGSTYKRRASKKEREKSKPTFKDLDFLNDVPEGLTLDQDTYSALVKTLQRDCLVLESFKIMDYSLLLGVHNKTQAEREHQSQGTPAAGGDEKKPAAQRALYSTAIESIQGGSTCRDTLDHDDTMGGIPAVGGKGERLLLFIGIIDILQSYRMIKKLEHSWKSLIHDGDTVSVHRPGFYAERFYKFCSTTVFRKSCSLRSSPSKRGRGALAASKPSAGGTGSAGQCPSVSDERQENQDNLENLRGAHTFAIFEDNGRDPPCTPPSFEDATTVSIATTLSSNNSLPTTPFDTPEHPRYRRQMHSPIVARSQKEVVEVHEKKQDTITVEVELSKIPNSTELTEMTEKSSPSHLPPVRPRRVIPSSSPPSISQSSAHCSSTLPPSFVSSSSTAQSACQSSSTLASSICPSTKPLTSPTAAQTSTLSSTISHSAAKSTLSISPTSSARNTITLPSNSAFTPICPAFPNSSTQSSIHQFPSTPPSSHPPSPQVPQQALRTSCNQLSVSSSQNSLDGEVQVSDIYFAQEDQSWVHSPLHSGSESRRGSDGESEMWRQQ; from the exons ATGGACGGGAGGACTGCGGAAACCGGGAATGACGGGATACCGAGCGAGGAAGCGGCCGGCGGCCTTTATCTACAGCTTGAAATGGGGGACACCG ATCCAGCCAAGGGAGGTCAGATAACAGAG ATGCCGTCCCCATTTGGAGCGGGCGCAGCTCATGAGAAGAAGATTGGCCACAGGAGGGTAGATGCCTCTGGAGAGACATCATACAAGAAG ACCGCCTCCTCTGCCTTAAAAGGAGCCATCCAACTGGGTATTGGATATACTGTTGGCAACCTCAGCTCCAAGCCCGAGAGAGATGTGCTGATGCAGGACTTCTATGTGGTCGAAAGCGTCTTCTTTCCCAA TGAGGGCAGTAACCTCACTCCAGCCCATCACTTCCCAGACTTCAGGTTTAAAACATATGCCCCTGTGGCCTTTCGGTACTTCCGGGAGCTGTTTGGGATCCGACCAGATGACTACTTG TATTCTCTATGTAACGAGCCGTTGATTGAGCTGACAAATCCTGGAGCTAGTGGCTCCATATTCTACGTAACCCGAGATGATGAGTTCATCATTAAAACTGTCATGCACAAGGAGGCAGACTTTCTGCAGAAACTGCTTCCTGGATACTATATG AACTTGAACCAGAACCCTCGAACTTTGCTGCCAAAGTTCTTTGGCCTCTACTGCGTACAGTGTGGGGGCAAAAACATCCGAGTTGTTGTGATGAACAATATTTTACCGCGTTCTGTACGCATGCACCTCAAGTTTGACCTGAAGGGCTCCACTTACAAGAGACGAGCATCCAAGAAAGAGCGTGAGAAGTCCAAACCCACTTTTAAAGACCTGGACTTTCTGAATGACGTTCCTGAAGGCCTCACTCTGGACCAGGACACTTATAGCGCTCTGGTCAAAACACTGCAAAGAGACTGTCTG GTGCTGGAGAGTTTTAAGATTATGGATTACAGTTTGCTGCTTGGAGTCCACAACAAGACACAAGCTGAGAGAGAGCATCAGTCTCAGGGCACACCTGCAGCCGGGGGGGATGAAAAGAAGCCTGCAGCTCAGAGGGCATTGTATTCCACTGCAATAGAGTCTATACAGGGAGGCTCCACATGTAGGGACACTCTTGACCACGATGACAC TATGGGTGGTATTCCAGCTGTGGGTGGTAAAGGAGAGCGCCTCCTGCTGTTCATTGGAATCATTGACATTCTGCAGTCCTACAG AATGATAAAGAAACTGGAGCACTCTTGGAAGTCTCTCATCCATGATGGG GACACAGTGTCAGTTCACAGACCTGGTTTCTATGCTGAAAGATTCTACAAATTCTGTAGCACCACTGTCTTCAGGAAGAGCTGCT CATTAAGATCATCACCATCTAAGAGGGGACGAGGAGCTCTCGCAGCATCCAAGCCCAGTGCTGGTGGAACAGGTTCAGCAGGGCAGTGCCCCTCGGTGAGTGACGAGAGGCAGGAAAACCAGGACAACTTAGAGAACCTACGAGGAGCTCACACCTTTGCCATATTTGAGGACAATG GGAGGGATCCACCCTGCACTCCTCCTTCCTTTGAAGATGCTACCACAGTGTCTATCGCTACCACGCTCTCTTCTAACAACTCCCTCCCCACCACCCCCTTTGACACACCAGAGCACCCACGCTACAGGAGACAAATGCACTCTCCAATTGTGGCTAG GTCACAAAAAGAGGTAGTTGAGGTTCATGAGAAAAAGCAGGACACCATAACAGTGGAGGTGGaactcag TAAAATCCCAAACAGCACGGAGCTCACAGAGATGACAGAAAAGAGCTCTCCCAGCCACCTGCCCCCTGTCCGTCCACGGCGTGTCattccttcatcctctcctccttctattAGTCAGTCCTCAGCGCATTGctcctccacccttcctccttcctttgtaTCTTCTTCCTCCACAGCTCAGTCAGCTTGCCAGTCATCCTCCACACTtgcttcatccatctgtccatccaccAAACCCCTCACCTCACCCACAGCTGCTCAAACTTCCACTCTCTCTTCTACAATCTCTCACTCAGCTGCAAAATCCACACTCTCCATTTCGCCAACCTCATCAGCTCGTAACACCATCACCCTCCCTAGTAATTCAGCATTTACTCCCATCTGCCCCGCGTTCCCTAACTCCTCCACCCAGAGCTCCATTCACCAGTTCCCCTCgacccctccttcctcccaccctccaaGCCCTCAGGTGCCCCAGCAGGCACTACGTACATCGTGCAATCAGCTGTCTGTGTCCAGCAGCCAGAACTCGCTGGATGGAGAGGTGCAGGTTTCCGACATCTATTTC GCTCAGGAGGATCAGAGCTGGGTGCACTCTCCTCTGCACAGTGGCTCAGAGTCCAGAAGGGGCTCAGATGGGGAGAGTGAGATG TGGAGGCAGCAGTGA